TAccgtaaaaagtaaaaaaaaaaagatagtataaaaatttactaaaaatgGCCAGCTAGTGATTTTTTTACCTTGATCCTGCCCATTTGaatttaagaagtaataatgagagagacagagagaaaAAAACAACACTAGCTGTCCATTTATTAAAAATGGCCAGTTAgtgaattgaaattaaagaagaaggagaaaaaaaagaaaaagattaagaATAGCTAAAGAGTTGGATGAAAAAATATTTAGGTAGTGgctatgaaaataataaaaatttgagatagaatagattaaattaaaaagagtaatttaagaaattttgataattttttataatttgaataattttatttgctaaaatttattttttgtaggtacaaaattatttttatttttttacgaGTAAAATTATTAGTTTTCTAAACTTTTGTAAATACAAATAATAGGTTATCCTATCTATATTTAAAAACTTTACCCTTTATGCACGCTAATATAATTTTCAAACACGTGACAAGGAAAGGGGAATAATTGGCCTAGGATCAAACttgtaattgcattgatactttatgttttgtgaattgtgatcATAGTCATACTAACGGATCGGATCAAATACTTTGCTTCCTGTTGAGAGTTGACAAAGAAGGATAAGGATTCCAGTTTTAAGGAAAGGTAATCGCTAAGACGCTAACCATTTTTGaaactaattataatttaaattttattttcttcgtttaaaattataattgttCTCTTGAATTATGATTCTTTTAAACCCAATTTCCTTTCCTCCACCGTTATGCTTCCTTAAGCAACAAAAGAAAGCATTCAATGGAAAATTCATTATAGAACAGAGCTTGTAATTTTGACAAAGATATGGAATTGATTTTACATGAAATTAATAGTTAAGAGTCGTTAAATAATGaagaaatataaagagataatgagaataataaataatataaggTAAAAATTTAGGTGAAGTCGACTTCTCATGAAGTTGATATCTGAAagtcgttagatgaaaatttagtcaaatcagttaaattatctaacgattctcaatatcaacttcacgtaaagtcaACTGCGTCTGAGTTTCTACCATAATATAAACAatggaataaaaaaaataaaattaaaatcataaatcagattatttattaattatttttagtttcaaattttaaaatttaaaaaataagaattagTAACTAAACCAAATCACAATTGACACAATTATTCCCAATTTCATGATAACCTTCTCTATTTGCAATCTCCAGTCCGCATACTCACTCGCGGTGCCGCTGCACTTCCCCGGCTGTCTGGTTCGATGCTGCCCAACCTCCCGCCTTGCTGCCCGGCCTCCCGCAGATGCCGTCGAAACATCTCCTCGTCCCGCTTGCGCTCTGTAACAACGTAGAACGCTCCGCAACAACGCCGTGTATCCTCCTTTCCACTGCCCACCCGCTGCTGGCCATGCAGACCCCACCACAGCCCCCGCCTTTACTGTCGCAGCCTCACCATCGCGGCAGTTCCGTTGACGTCTAGGGGCCACGATAGCAACATTTTAGTACGTGCATCACGCGTAAATGGAGTCCATCCCTCCGCAGCCACACCGTGCATCCCCTTGTCGCTGCACTCCTGGCCGTGCCGACGTAGCCACAGCCCCACGCCGACACCGTTGCAGCCTCACCGTGTGCGGCAATTTCCTCTGCAGTCACAGCCGCACTCGTGCTTTCCCCTTTAGGTGTCCATTGATGTGGAGGGTAAACAATCTAACAAGGTAAGCAGAGAAAGTCTATGCAAATATGCATTGATAACGAATAATATGCCGATTGTTCAATTCACTAAATTGGCGGATGATTATTGTATTTCTTATAAGGATAGTTAGTTTAAGTAAATACAAGTAAAATATGTTGAATGTTTAGTTCattagttattttaatttttaattgaatggTTATTTTGTTCAATTCGATAATGTCCGTGAGGGAGAGATTGAGGCCAGAGAAAAGGGATGGTTGATGAAGGCACAATGGCGAAGGATTTAGAGAAGAAAATGTTGATTTGGTAAATTAAAGTATAGGAGATGGTTAAAATTTTGGAATAATGAAATGAAATTTTTAGTTGGAGTAATTTAAATGgtgctttttttatttttattttcattaggCCAAATTTTTAGCTCATTGTTCACATTGTTTCTACCTGGTAGAGCTGTcaaataatttgtaaatttaattaaattattatctaacaaCTCTCATATATTAATTTCACATGAAATTAACTACActtaaatttttcttcttttgacaAAACATTTATTTGTTTTGTATACAACAATATGAACCCATTAGACAACTATGAAAAGATTCACCCATATCTTCAAGAATAATATGAAAAACTCAATACTCAAAACTTTCATTTTTCAACCTCAACATTAGCACCAAACCATCAACAACTGCAGCACCCTCAATATTGTTTAGGAACAAACAACTCATTATTAATATTGGATTTTGAGGAGAACCAATTAATGATTTTGGAAAATTTTGTAACTTTCGAATGAAAAGTGAGATTTAAAGTAGAATTATTTTCGTAAAGAGAATTAATAACcttctcttaaaaaaaattatggaatCCTTCGTGAACACACACTACCTAATGAGGAGGGTGCGATAAAACGTGTGGCGTGTTCATGTCACTTAAAAAAAGTTAGGGCCTTCATCATGATTTCATTTCAAGAATCTTTGAGTGAGAATTGTCGATGTCCGAAACCAGTTTAAACTTAAATTAGACTCGAGGCACAAAATTCCTTAATCCACTGAATTTAAATCTGCTGTTACTATTGGATGTGGAATGAAAAATTCCGCTACCCATTGTGTCACATCGGACAGGTAGAATTTCTTCACCTTTGGGCAAGGTAGCGAATCAATTCCTCCTATCACAGATTCACAGTAACTCAacttataattatttatatatttttatccaACCgtgtaaattatatatatatatatatattatttatttttaatatatattttatattttaacctCTATTGATTTTAGGAGAATTTTAGTATACAGAGCAAATTTGGTACAGATTTAAAGATTTGTTTACACCACACTTTCTAAAGCCACACTTTAAACCGTaactcttcacaaagaaaagcgtcacctaatgaaaaaaagtaaattagaagatttaagagaagaaataatcaagttatcaaaattaatagatcaaaaattaatgattttaactaatgttaactgtaatgacaccgaattcttaaaatcaatacaaaatgatttttctcaaaatctttattttactataagtttattgaaggactttaaaaacctgaaaaaaacttatttttcacacggaatttctaagaaatgttaccatggaaataattccccacatctttatcatacttttaacccacaattaaattctatagtagatatgcttgaagaaatattagtatccataaaatttcaaagaaataaagaaaaagagaatcccaaagaagaaaaatttcaaaatataatcaacataacagatctaaaagtaaaaccaccactaaaattatgaatattgaagaaaaattagaagaagttacaatgctttctaaacaattaaaaatggctcaagaaaataatattatggaacaaggatttcaaatagaagaagaattagtaaattctgaaaatatagaaaatgaagaacacatcctagattatttaagtgacgaagaaccagcaattccaatacaagtaaaaaatgaagctggaacatctaaagATAACCAATCTCAATataaatgggaaacaggttttgataattatgcttttaaaaaagggttcataaataaagattcaaaatatacaaaaataccatcaaaatacgttcctaaaatccaggaaatggaaggagaaagaatgcttgattttgactgtaaaaagaatgaaaaagaaattttcgaaaattggttgaattcctttttattagaagcttttactaatccaaagcttagtgaattgtctggaagagatatttggaattacataggatttcatactaaaggaactataagagattatatgacatcaatagaaaaccaaataatagaagatttagcaacaaaaataacagcttatgataagatattatatataatgatgattctatataaagaattttttggaaaaaatattatagatcatagacaagaagtctatgataaggaatatcaagaagcaaaaaaccatttagctaatatccagatatatgatctatgtaatgtggaatcttatatatgtgaatatagaatacattattacaaattaaaagaagaagataaaaatcattatcttagtatgtatataacaaaacttccatatcctgctaatgaatttataatgggaagatttataagagaaataaatagagggacaattgaaaataattttggtggagcaaccgctgcaataagagaggaaataaaagaacgttgtatgcaagaagccactcaaaaaagatttgcaaatataattagaatttgctgtcaggataatgaagagatatCCCAGAAATATGggcttaataaaaattttcagagaaaaagaaaatatcaattcagaaaaagaaaatactatccaaactggagaaaaaagaggtattttagaacaagaaataacaataaaaacaaaaggcaaaaaagtgactattgcccaaataaaaaagaaaactgtaagtgttggtattgccaagaagaaggacactatgcaaatgaatgtccgaaaaagaaggataaaaaagatcttactaaacaaatagaaattgctaagtcttgttttATGGAACCTTTAGAGGAATCTGATGATAACctagactatatttttgaatatgtctgagaaacagactcagagactgagtaataatgccacatttattactaaaaaaacagaaaaatttataaatgcttttatagattctggagcaacacaatgctttgctagttcaaatataaaacttgattggaaaaaattaaagaaaccattaagagttagaatagctgacaaatcaatacataaaattgaccaaaaacagagatgactgaaatttttattcaaaattataggttcattgttccatctatatatatgttagattctggaatggattttatcataggaaataactttttaaaatatcatccattcattcaagaattaacatatatagttttaaaagctccacacgattcttcaataaatcaaaaatcaaaacgtataaaaataccaactactactatagataagatcttaaaatttaaaatattttctatattagaaacatgttatttaaatttatacttttagataaacattccaaaaaataatcctgaaataaagatagaggaacttttggatgaaatttgtgctgaaaatcctttagatattaaaaatacaaataacgaattagtaaacattaaattaaaagatcctacaaaagagataaatgttccaaataaaattccttattccgcaagagatagagaagagttctctttagaatgtagagatcttttggaaaaaggaattataagattaagtaaaagtcctcatgcggctccagccttttatgtcgaaaacaataatgaaattaaaagggaaaaatgaagaatggttattaactataagaagataaatgaagcaactattggtgatgctcataaacttccaagaaaagattctattttagaaaagataaaaggagcaacttggttttcatctcttgatgcaaaatcaggatattggcaacttcgtttagacgaagaaacaaagaaattaactgcttttacttgcccaacaaaagaatcaacaagtgggttactctatgaatggaatgtattaccattcggattaaaacaagctccaggtatttatcaaagatttatggaagaaaatctaaaagagttaaatgaatttgttttagtgtacatcgatgatatactaatttttacaaaacaggataaagaatatcatcttcaaaaattattaatagttttagaaagatgtaaagaaaaaggactagttcttagcaaaaaaaaagcaagaatagcaaaacaagaaatagagtttcttggattaattctatccactcaaggaaagctaaaacttcaGCCAAATGTcctagaaaaggtaaatttatttcctaataaaatagaagatagaaaacaattacaaagatttttaggatgtataaattatatttctgatcaaggatttttaaagaatataacagaatacactaaaaacttatttccaaaaataagtactaaaaaagaatggaaatgggatgaaaaagacagtatgcaaattcaaaggattaaagaattatgtgaaaaacttccagaactttatattccagaagaaaatgactacttaatagtagaaacagatgcttcagacataacctggtcaggatgtctaaaagctaagaaagctataaaaaagtttggaacaagaaaaagaatcactagattctaaatattccccaaaggaattactttgcaggtatatttcagggacttttactccaacagaacggagatataccactcatgaaaaggaaactctagcagcaattaaatctcttaagaaatggaaaattgatttactacccagagaATTTACATTAAGAACAGATTCAAGTTATCTAATAGGTttcatacgatataatttaaaagttgattataatcatggacgattagtaagatggcaattatttttgttacaatatccaataaaaattgaatatattaagggtgacaaaaatgttattgcagatacattaacaagagaatggagttcgtctacaacgcattagatcaagaaattcagaaatacgaacaagaacttgaaaaatgcaagcattgtcagcaaataaggacacaTATCCAATCCTTAAAGAAGgccatcgaagcaatgaaattaacacaacaaccaaaaccatcagagttcagccagctaagcgtggtggacaaatcaggtgaagaaaaaattccagaaaataaaacaattgctgaaattatcaaaaaatccacccaagataaaaaatattatgtaatttataatggccccatgaaaggagtatatgatgcctgggaaaaagcagcaccatttacacatcaatcaaggataattcataaaggaggatttttaacactggaagaagcaaaggaatctttcagggaatatgaagctcttcatccagagcaaaccctaaaaagaacagataaagctccaattcaaacccagagaacaggaataataagaaacattcctacaagggctgaaatcaaagaaaagaaaagggtctgtagatcaaatctcagagaaacccttaacatagtcctaaattggactgaagaaaaaagggcaatattaggatattatcctattgccaaagaacagctaacaaaactggttatatttccatatgcttccccatctgacacctatcaatttttccagtatggattaattgatacaattttaatttttaatgacttgaaaattattagtgagtttcctgcaggattcattgatgcagtaaagagatttaaaaatatgattgacaacgtaaatccaagggatatatccctaaaatttacgaatagtcaacctatttttaatgaagaagaagaatgcttggttccagcacatcaagtaatcttcatgtccgtcttcccaggaaattttcaaccaattgatcaagttcaagatttaacaatctacagtcatgaaggaagactagccagcacactagcaagggtcttcgaaagaactcaaaagataacaagggaatctcacacaagaatcaattataaaagcagaaatactttacttgtgtccagtaaaaggaatgaaattgaagaaagagagatgagactcttagtggaatttgaatcagcattctataacttatctggactcttagaaaagctccccgaagggataaagaggaatctctgctatttgataaaagacagagaagaccacaagtgccagctatgtgtcttagagttatctgaagaaagcaataatgaaacggaatcaacccacatgataaaaGAAGGAGACAACGCATCTGAAGGCCACATAATAAAAGAGGAGGacagcacatctgaagcatctctcaacattattgcataatgacgtaagcacttaggtcatagagcaccaacaatgtagttggtgcaagataataaacaatgacgtaagcaatgacgtcataagaagagtaaggatgggaattgtccatcagacccaaccattataaataggttgcttaggcaattgtagaaatcatcaaaccatagaaagcaggaggctaagagtactcatatgctaggagagcaaggaggaagctgccgaggcgattctatagtttgaagaagaattcccttaggaaaaaccaattctaaactcccctctggagttagtatctacaatctcccctctggagataaaaacatcttatgtaaaatatactaaataaaggaagtttttctccagaaaggtacgcctttatcctaatttcttagttatgaattatttagaaagtttagaattaacagaagaatctgattattatagattaactgctttattagataatgaaagacaggctgttctaaaaacagaattaaatctcaaatcaaatgaaaatttcaataaacaaaatcttttaaaagaagtttttaatagaaaaaatataatatactatggaaaaattcaacttgaagctcctataaagataaaatccgccaatggagaacttgaaatagctttgataaatgatgaagaattgagtaaacagattgagaaaattaaggatcaacaaaaaagatctaaaattggatggattcatattagtactatacaagtcttaattaaatctacatatatgaaagaaattaattcaccaataagcttagcaatctgtgataaaagaattactgatgacccaatagatcaaataattggaattgttcatgaaaacttggcaaacgtaaatgttaaattcaatgcccatcttggatatgctatacctttatcaactgaaaaccttggaagatctataagtttggcttataaatttcatagaaagaatctaatggaacaagacgatgaacctttttcaattacatatgcaataaattatgctttaacaaatagccatcatagtataatatttaaaaacagagaaagaatttatgttgatgaattatttcagaaaattgtaaaaacagaaataccaaaatataaagctattgaaaatccagttctattattaaaagaaccatcagaaaaattagtttcatcaaattttcaaataagagaatctaaaattaatagccctttaagtttatccaagttaaagattaaagaagaaaattctgaaataaaagaattaacaaaaaaggtcaaaaaattaaatgaaaccctaaacattaaattatgacaataaataaagaaaaaatatatgtaacttatcatgataagaaacaagagctctttgaaagagaaaatcgattgaattatttacagttttctgaaataaatcaaagagcatttgaaactctaaaaataatttatgacaAGTTAAAAAGAGAAGTCGAAGaactagaaaaattaatagaatctctagaaaatagtgatgaatcaatgatagaatttgcagaaattttaagataaataatgaagcatacaaagattgaaagaccagaaaataaaataaataggaaaagggcgaaaaaattaaaaagtaaaataaaggagtataaaagggaattaaataatcttcagtttgaaattaatgaccttataataaaaagaatagaaataagaataaatataaacaagttggagctaaacttaaaaaatttataaatgcctggaaaaccatattatgacttaaaaaaattaaagctgttgaaagaaaaaatggagaatgaagttgaaaaattaaaaagatatttagaaacaacagaaagtgtagaaataaaagaggTTTTTGAAGagttgaaaaattatattaaagaaaaagacaaacagataaaagattttatatacaataatccatgcaaaaaagaatattataaactaaaacaagattgaaaaactataaaaatgaaaTCATAATTAGTAATAGTAGAAATTGTCAATACTTTTTATGAAATTGTAAACTATAAAGTACCACCAACCAaatctatacaaattataaacttattcgaagcaaaatatgaagagttaatagaaattttgaaaatagaaattttgaaaaaagaaattacatctaaaaattggtatcagagccaagttaacgattaaggataacactttctctttaagcaacacttttaaTGACACGCTTTTTCAGCCACAAAAGGACAAAAATCTGTACAGACACATCTGTACACTAGATGGCCCCTtgattttattctatacaaacATGTGGTATCTTCTCAGATTTATTTTGCAAGTGAGATACAtgttctttctatttctctaaGTAAACTCTTGCATCGCAATGCTTTTTCATAAGTGAATAAGTGTCCTTAATAAAGATGCTTATTATCTACTCTTGATTCAACACACTTTTAGTATAATGTTCAAGTAGATATTCTAATTTTCTCTTGAAtgatagtaattaattttttttttcaaatacttgaattatttatttttcttgtcttaGAATTTAttctatgtttttatgtttATCTTTCATTTTACATTATATAGGTCTTTTTTTTAGGAATCTATACCCATTGTATGGCATAAAGTTACATCCCgtataaaatttaagaatatgTCATTTTTACAAATAGTTCTTAATGTCGCATTTTTTTTGAAATCGGAACCTTTTATCATGACTTCTATTGTTACATACCTTGATTCATTATTGTTTGAATAGCATTTTCTATTGCATTTTGAGCGGCAAATGGTGTTCTGATCTCTTTAGTGTACCTTGAATTCACAAGTATCTACATATGACCATAAAATTACTCCATCTCATACATTGATAACAATGACAATGATATTGTTAAAACTAACTTGAACATAAATAAcatcttttaatattttataagtaTATTTATGTGAACCAATACATCTATTTTTATGTGAATTAATTTTAGATATAAGTTTGCCATTTAACTAATTTAGTAGTTGatttacataatatatatagcTGATCTAAGTTAGGATTTTAGATATATCCCAACTCAGTTCGAATATTTTAGAGTCTATTTTAAAGTTTTGAATTTGACCTAAATTAACTCgaaataaattaatttacaCCGAATTGACccaatacataatatatatataattttgtaaattttgATATAACAAATAAATAGTCTTAcctttaaaaattgaatttaataaatattatataatatttatactaaaataatttgttttaaaataaaaataatactgtgcaatataaaaaaatttaataaaagcATAAGATATAACGTttcttattaaatttaatataaaatatatattttcactaTAAAATATGGAAAAGTTTTGAAGTATATGATATTCATCTTTTAGTGATTTTTAATCGttaatcttaattatatatattatatatatttttataatcaagATGAATGGTTAAAAATTAAGGAAAAAGTTTGGAACTTGATCTTGAATACCCCTAGTGCTATATATTTAGTCGTGTGCTAACACTTTAGAAATCACGCGGTTGTGTGTGGGatcaaaaaaagagaaagagcatTTTATTTATATGTACCAAACCCCGCGTAACTTGCGTTACACTTGGAAGTTGGAACCttagtttaatttgttttataacAACGATAAAGTTTTGTTTTGTTATATATGCTCATTGACTCATTGTCTTCTAACTAGTAATTAACTACACACCTTCCTTCTTCTttgtcttcctcttcttccttaTCCAATTCTTAAACATGGTTGTAGCTACACTCTTGCTATTACTGCTTTTCATTGCAGCCATCATCAACATCTTCTTTAACATACCCACTAACAAGATTTGTGCGTGCCTTCAAATTTTGTTCCCCAAGAAGACCAAAACCAATACTACTGCTGAAGCTTCATCATCACCTTCTAGATCCTCAGCAGCATCTGCGTTGAGGAAAGAGGAGCTTAGGAAGGTGTTTTCGACTTTCGACAAGAACGGGGACGGGTTCATCACAGGGCAGGAGCTGAAGGAGTCACTGAGGAACATCAGAATGTTGATGACGGACACAGAGATTGATGACATTGTTGTCAAGTTTGATTCCAACGGGGACGGGTTGCTTGATTTCGAAGAGTTTTGCTTGCTAACGAGGGAATTGGGAGGTGAAGTtgaacaagaggaagaagaggtgaACTTGAAGGAGGCGTTTGATGTGTTTGACAAAGACAAAGATGGGTTAATATCAGTGGAGG
Above is a genomic segment from Arachis stenosperma cultivar V10309 chromosome 1, arast.V10309.gnm1.PFL2, whole genome shotgun sequence containing:
- the LOC130968966 gene encoding calmodulin-like protein 7; this translates as MVVATLLLLLLFIAAIINIFFNIPTNKICACLQILFPKKTKTNTTAEASSSPSRSSAASALRKEELRKVFSTFDKNGDGFITGQELKESLRNIRMLMTDTEIDDIVVKFDSNGDGLLDFEEFCLLTRELGGEVEQEEEEVNLKEAFDVFDKDKDGLISVEELALVLTSLGLREGKNIQECRDMIRKVDMDGDGMVNFHEFKKMMINNNGGNRFNPSIFS